A single region of the Marinobacter salinus genome encodes:
- a CDS encoding aldehyde dehydrogenase codes for MPYPDRSTTPTSLAEWQALATKLTLEGRAYVNGAYRWASHGETFLTISPIDGSELTEIASCDQADADAAVIAARNAFEQGVWSQLAPSKRKAVLIRFAELIEANGDELALLETLDMGKPIGHARAVDVPATARAIRWTAEAIDKVYGELAATPHNQIGMISREPIGVVAAIVPWNFPMIMASWKIAPALATGNSVILKPSEKSPLTAIRLAALAEEAGIPPGVFNVLPGYGHTVGKALALHMDVDCLVFTGSTTVAKQLMVYAGQSNMKRVWLEAGGKSPNIVFADAPDLQKAAAEAASAIAFNQGEVCTAGSRLLVQESIRAEFIGLIREALTTWRPGHPLDPATTCGAIVDQAQLDRIIEYIGIGQSEGATLVEGGQRIMEDTGGLFVQPTVFDGVNNRMRIASEEIFGPVLSVIGFKTAEEAVAIANDSIYGLAAAVWTSNINTAHKVAKALRAGSVWINHYDGGDMTAPFGGFKQSGNGRDKSLHAFDKYTELKATWLALE; via the coding sequence ATGCCCTACCCTGATCGCTCTACCACACCCACCAGCCTGGCCGAATGGCAGGCACTGGCAACAAAGCTCACTCTTGAAGGCCGCGCCTATGTGAACGGTGCTTACCGATGGGCCAGCCACGGCGAGACGTTTCTGACAATCAGCCCCATCGATGGGAGCGAGCTGACCGAGATTGCCAGTTGCGACCAGGCCGATGCCGATGCCGCCGTGATCGCCGCCCGGAATGCCTTTGAACAAGGCGTGTGGAGCCAACTGGCGCCCAGCAAACGCAAAGCGGTACTCATTCGTTTTGCAGAGCTGATCGAAGCCAACGGTGACGAACTGGCCCTGCTGGAAACCCTCGACATGGGCAAGCCCATCGGCCACGCCCGCGCGGTGGATGTGCCAGCGACCGCCCGAGCGATCCGATGGACCGCCGAGGCCATCGACAAGGTGTACGGCGAACTTGCGGCCACGCCTCATAACCAGATTGGCATGATCTCCCGGGAACCCATCGGGGTGGTGGCAGCCATCGTGCCCTGGAACTTCCCGATGATCATGGCCTCCTGGAAGATTGCTCCGGCCCTGGCCACCGGCAACTCGGTGATTCTCAAGCCCTCGGAGAAATCCCCCCTCACCGCCATTCGCCTCGCTGCGCTGGCTGAAGAGGCGGGCATTCCCCCCGGCGTGTTTAACGTGCTGCCCGGCTATGGTCATACCGTAGGCAAGGCGCTGGCTCTGCACATGGATGTGGACTGTCTGGTGTTTACCGGCTCCACCACAGTAGCGAAACAACTGATGGTCTACGCCGGCCAGTCCAACATGAAACGTGTATGGCTGGAGGCCGGCGGCAAGAGCCCCAATATCGTCTTTGCCGACGCACCAGATCTGCAGAAAGCCGCTGCCGAAGCTGCCAGCGCCATTGCCTTCAACCAGGGCGAAGTGTGTACTGCCGGCAGTCGGTTGCTGGTGCAGGAAAGCATTCGCGCGGAGTTTATCGGGCTGATTCGCGAAGCTCTCACAACCTGGCGCCCCGGCCACCCACTGGACCCGGCAACCACCTGCGGTGCCATCGTTGATCAGGCCCAGCTTGACCGCATCATTGAATACATTGGCATCGGGCAATCCGAAGGGGCAACCCTGGTGGAAGGCGGCCAGCGGATCATGGAAGACACCGGCGGCCTGTTCGTGCAGCCAACTGTGTTTGATGGGGTGAATAACCGTATGCGTATCGCCTCCGAAGAAATCTTCGGGCCGGTGCTCTCGGTGATCGGCTTCAAGACCGCCGAGGAGGCAGTTGCCATCGCGAACGATTCCATCTATGGCCTGGCGGCGGCGGTATGGACCTCCAACATCAACACCGCCCATAAGGTGGCCAAAGCCCTGCGAGCCGGCAGCGTGTGGATCAACCATTACGATGGCGGCGACATGACTGCCCCCTTCGGCGGCTTCAAGCAGTCGGGCAATGGCCGGGACAAGTCCCTGCATGCGTTCGACAAGTACACCGAGCTGAAGGCCACCTGGCTCGCACTTGAGTAG
- a CDS encoding glutamine synthetase family protein has translation MGSGFASADAFLQAHPELQFVDLLIPDINGIVRGKRVAPSALPKVFERGIAMPASIFALNIQGTTVEETGLGLDIGEADRVCLPVEDTLTMEPWQKRPTAQLLLTMYELDRKVPFFADPRVVLQNIVRRFGELGLTPVSAFELEFYLIDQENLAGRPQPPKSPISGKRPAGTQAYSIDDLDEYAEFLADVLDAAHEQELPADALVAESAPGQFEVNLHYVDDAVKACDHATLLKRLIKSMAYDHEMDTTFMAKPYHDQAGSGMHLHVSLLDKAGHNVFAGDAEQPNDMLRWAVGGLVATMNDAMALFCPNINSYRRFSPEYYVPSAATWGVDNRTASLRLPGGDPQALRIEHRVAGADANPYLLMAAVLAGIHYGISNKIEPPPVTVGNAHEQHEASLVNNLRDALRGLGQSPVMADYLGSQFLDVFVACKEHELTEFEMTISDLEYLWYLHTV, from the coding sequence ATGGGTTCTGGTTTCGCGAGCGCTGACGCATTCCTTCAGGCGCACCCCGAGTTGCAGTTTGTTGACCTGCTGATTCCGGATATTAACGGCATTGTTCGTGGCAAGCGGGTGGCGCCTTCGGCGCTGCCCAAGGTGTTTGAGCGAGGCATTGCAATGCCCGCGTCCATCTTTGCCCTGAATATTCAGGGCACTACGGTTGAAGAGACCGGCCTGGGACTGGATATCGGAGAGGCGGACCGGGTATGCCTGCCTGTCGAGGACACACTCACCATGGAGCCCTGGCAGAAGCGGCCTACTGCCCAGCTGCTGCTGACCATGTACGAGCTGGACCGCAAGGTACCATTCTTCGCAGATCCGCGGGTGGTGTTGCAGAACATCGTCCGGCGTTTCGGTGAGTTGGGTCTGACGCCCGTGTCCGCCTTCGAGCTGGAGTTCTACCTGATTGACCAAGAGAATCTGGCGGGCCGGCCGCAGCCGCCGAAGTCCCCGATTTCCGGCAAGCGCCCGGCGGGCACCCAGGCTTATTCCATTGATGATCTGGATGAGTATGCGGAGTTCCTGGCCGACGTGCTGGATGCTGCCCATGAACAGGAGCTGCCTGCCGATGCCCTGGTGGCAGAATCCGCCCCCGGTCAGTTCGAGGTCAACCTGCATTACGTGGATGACGCGGTAAAGGCCTGTGACCATGCCACGCTGCTCAAACGCCTGATCAAAAGTATGGCCTACGACCATGAGATGGATACCACCTTCATGGCCAAGCCCTACCATGATCAGGCGGGCAGCGGCATGCACTTGCATGTGAGCCTGTTGGATAAGGCTGGGCACAATGTCTTTGCCGGCGATGCCGAACAACCGAATGACATGCTGCGCTGGGCGGTTGGCGGCCTTGTCGCCACCATGAACGATGCCATGGCGTTGTTCTGCCCCAACATAAACTCCTACCGCCGGTTCAGCCCGGAATATTACGTGCCCAGCGCGGCCACCTGGGGTGTCGATAACCGCACCGCGTCGCTACGTCTGCCCGGGGGCGATCCACAGGCGCTTCGCATTGAGCACCGGGTGGCCGGCGCTGATGCCAACCCTTATCTGCTGATGGCGGCGGTGCTGGCGGGTATCCACTACGGCATTTCCAACAAAATCGAGCCGCCGCCGGTGACGGTGGGTAATGCCCATGAGCAGCACGAAGCCAGTCTGGTGAATAACCTGCGGGATGCGTTGAGGGGGCTGGGCCAGTCTCCGGTCATGGCCGATTATCTGGGTAGCCAGTTTCTTGATGTGTTCGTAGCCTGCAAGGAGCATGAATTGACCGAGTTCGAGATGACCATCTCGGATCTGGAGTACCTGTGGTACTTGCACACAGTTTAA
- a CDS encoding c-type cytochrome — protein sequence MNYLPTTLFALSLASVSLWAQAATTGDANRGAEAAAMCAACHQPDGSGKNNAQGEPWPRLAGLDAGYIAKQLHDFQSGQRQNATMKSFAGMLSDQQILDVAQYYSEMTPTPGQAGENPDEQALQRGQMLAETGDWSKYVVSCKSCHGPNNQGAGSVFPGIAGQHARYIEVQLKAWQEGSRKNDPQDLMGTIARRLNDQDILAVAAWLSTQPPASNPEETQP from the coding sequence ATGAACTACTTGCCAACCACTCTTTTCGCGTTGAGCCTGGCATCCGTAAGCCTGTGGGCCCAGGCGGCAACGACCGGGGACGCCAACCGCGGGGCTGAGGCTGCCGCCATGTGCGCCGCCTGCCACCAGCCAGATGGCTCCGGAAAAAACAATGCACAGGGCGAACCCTGGCCCAGATTGGCGGGCCTGGACGCCGGGTACATTGCCAAGCAGTTGCATGATTTCCAGTCCGGTCAACGCCAGAATGCCACCATGAAATCCTTCGCCGGCATGCTGTCGGACCAACAGATTCTGGACGTTGCACAGTATTACAGCGAGATGACGCCCACCCCGGGCCAGGCGGGAGAAAACCCCGACGAACAGGCTCTGCAGCGGGGACAGATGCTGGCAGAAACAGGGGATTGGTCGAAGTATGTTGTCTCCTGCAAGAGTTGCCACGGCCCGAACAATCAAGGAGCCGGATCGGTGTTCCCGGGCATTGCCGGGCAACATGCCCGATATATTGAGGTGCAGCTTAAGGCCTGGCAGGAAGGGAGCCGCAAGAACGACCCCCAGGACCTGATGGGCACCATAGCCCGCCGCCTGAATGACCAGGACATCCTTGCCGTCGCTGCCTGGCTTTCAACCCAACCGCCCGCGTCCAATCCAGAGGAGACACAGCCATGA
- a CDS encoding c-type cytochrome has product MKPIFAYTALASSLLFTAAVNASDRKDDYIKTLTGLGYPAPEANELVHIPPTMEDLEQSDMHPELKRVIRRGHDLFTNTQQLRGENVFNNMNCSSCHLGEGRIPFSAPVWPAAVTLPGFRGKNDHVNNLEERIAGCFTYSMNGKPPAYGSDNMLALSAYHQWLAKGVEVYPEKPIYGRGFPAPERPEELSYARGEQLFSDKCSVCHGEDGQGLRVAGQTVFPAPWGDQSNNWGAGIVRINTAAGFIKNNMPLGQPLSLSDQEAWDIAYYMDSQERPQDPRYTGDIKETLEKYGPTFHKRSRYGQVRETDGKVLGDHANTGEKDFLKPDTVRPRTFE; this is encoded by the coding sequence ATGAAACCAATTTTTGCTTACACAGCCCTGGCCAGTTCCCTTCTCTTTACCGCAGCGGTTAATGCGAGCGACCGGAAAGACGACTATATCAAGACCCTGACCGGACTGGGTTATCCCGCACCAGAGGCCAATGAACTCGTTCATATACCACCGACAATGGAAGATCTTGAGCAATCGGACATGCACCCGGAACTCAAGCGGGTGATTCGCCGGGGCCACGACCTGTTCACCAACACCCAGCAGCTTCGCGGCGAGAACGTTTTCAACAATATGAACTGTTCCAGCTGCCACCTTGGCGAAGGTCGCATACCCTTTAGCGCTCCGGTCTGGCCGGCGGCAGTCACCCTGCCCGGGTTCCGGGGCAAGAATGACCACGTCAATAACCTGGAGGAACGGATTGCCGGTTGCTTCACATATTCCATGAACGGCAAACCGCCAGCCTATGGCAGCGACAACATGCTTGCGCTGTCGGCCTATCATCAATGGCTCGCCAAAGGCGTGGAAGTGTACCCGGAGAAGCCTATCTACGGTCGCGGTTTCCCGGCACCGGAACGCCCGGAAGAACTGAGTTATGCAAGAGGCGAGCAGCTATTCAGTGACAAGTGCTCCGTTTGTCATGGCGAAGATGGGCAAGGCCTTCGGGTTGCCGGTCAGACAGTGTTCCCAGCTCCCTGGGGTGATCAGTCCAATAACTGGGGTGCCGGCATCGTGCGCATAAATACGGCTGCCGGTTTTATCAAGAACAACATGCCATTGGGCCAGCCTTTATCCCTGAGCGACCAGGAAGCCTGGGATATCGCCTACTACATGGACAGCCAGGAACGCCCCCAGGATCCCCGCTATACCGGGGATATCAAGGAGACCCTTGAGAAATACGGCCCAACATTCCACAAGCGCTCCCGGTATGGCCAGGTCCGCGAAACCGACGGTAAGGTGCTGGGGGATCATGCCAACACCGGTGAAAAGGACTTCCTGAAGCCGGATACTGTTCGCCCAAGAACGTTTGAATAG
- a CDS encoding ABC transporter permease, with the protein MQWSRLLAQIVKELLSLLRDPRARAILVLPPMLQLLIFSFAATLDVRNVTLAVYNEDTGAASQNLVADIQHASFVSEVMVVGDSQAQERLLERGSVLLAVHIPEDFSRNRLAGKPATVQVLLDGRRANAAQVALGYLQTIALGQSGTFEPVVLRHAFNPNLIYRWFVVPGLSGILSMFIALVVTALSISRERELGTFDQLLVSPTTPLEIIIAKCLPAVLVGYVMGTIMVTAAIVLFQVPFTGTLVWLAGALLLFILSVVGIGLMVSAIADTQQQAILGAFALGVPMILVSGFATPVENMPDVLQWVAQGVPLTHFLVIVQGSFMKALPADVISAHLWPMALTALFTLSGATIVVKSRLN; encoded by the coding sequence ATGCAATGGTCGCGACTGTTGGCGCAAATCGTAAAGGAGCTGCTGAGCTTGCTGAGGGACCCCAGGGCGCGCGCCATTCTGGTGTTGCCGCCGATGCTGCAGCTTCTGATCTTCTCCTTTGCTGCCACGCTGGATGTAAGGAATGTGACCCTGGCGGTTTATAACGAAGACACCGGCGCCGCCTCCCAGAATCTCGTGGCCGATATACAGCACGCCAGTTTTGTCAGCGAGGTTATGGTCGTTGGTGACAGCCAGGCACAGGAGCGGTTGCTGGAACGTGGATCAGTGCTATTGGCTGTGCATATTCCGGAAGACTTTTCCCGGAACCGCCTGGCGGGCAAGCCGGCAACGGTTCAGGTGCTTCTGGATGGCCGGAGGGCGAATGCTGCGCAGGTTGCCTTGGGCTACCTGCAGACAATTGCGCTGGGGCAGAGTGGCACCTTTGAACCCGTCGTTCTGCGCCATGCGTTCAACCCCAACCTGATATACCGCTGGTTCGTCGTGCCGGGGCTGTCCGGTATCCTGTCCATGTTCATAGCTTTGGTGGTCACTGCGCTATCAATCTCCAGGGAGCGGGAACTCGGTACCTTTGATCAACTGCTGGTGTCACCCACCACGCCCCTGGAAATCATTATCGCCAAATGCCTGCCCGCGGTGCTGGTCGGCTACGTGATGGGGACCATCATGGTCACCGCCGCGATCGTGCTGTTTCAGGTACCGTTTACCGGCACCCTGGTATGGCTGGCAGGCGCACTGTTGTTGTTCATTCTTTCGGTGGTGGGTATCGGCTTGATGGTGTCTGCCATTGCAGACACCCAACAGCAGGCCATTCTGGGTGCCTTTGCACTGGGTGTTCCCATGATTCTCGTATCCGGTTTCGCAACGCCCGTCGAGAACATGCCCGATGTCCTGCAATGGGTGGCGCAGGGCGTACCCCTGACCCATTTTCTGGTGATTGTGCAGGGCAGCTTCATGAAGGCTCTTCCCGCCGATGTTATTTCGGCTCATCTCTGGCCCATGGCACTGACAGCGCTGTTCACACTTAGTGGCGCAACCATCGTGGTAAAAAGCCGGCTGAACTGA
- a CDS encoding ABC transporter permease, with protein MNSRRLFALMKKESLQILRDPAAILIAFVLPVILLFLFAYAVSLDIRQVHLGVVVQSDSAQARSLAASFSGTPYFSVLPARHRAEVTPRLVSGELKGYVLIPGDFDRRLEQGEPILQVITDGTQPNTANFVAGYTRGVVSNWLAGRGIQAVVNLESRFWFNPEVETRRFLIPGAIAIIMTMIGTLLTALVVAREWERGTMEALLSTPARIPEILLGKLVPYFCLGLIATLGSTVLAINVFDVPLRGSWGTLMLLSSCFLVPALGQGLVISALAKNQFIAAQAALFSGFLPAFLLSGFLFEIDAMPAPIRLLTHIIPARYFIDSLRTVFLVGDIWPLLIRDMLAMLAVGAVMFVIARAKTRKSLES; from the coding sequence ATGAATAGCCGCCGGCTCTTTGCGCTCATGAAAAAGGAAAGTCTGCAGATTCTCCGGGACCCGGCGGCCATTCTCATCGCGTTTGTCTTGCCCGTGATTCTCCTGTTCCTGTTTGCCTATGCGGTCTCGCTGGATATCAGGCAGGTTCACCTGGGTGTCGTGGTTCAGTCCGACAGCGCCCAGGCCCGCTCTCTGGCCGCGAGTTTCAGCGGCACACCTTATTTCAGTGTGCTGCCTGCCCGGCATCGGGCCGAGGTGACGCCACGCCTGGTCAGTGGCGAACTCAAAGGGTATGTGCTGATTCCCGGCGACTTCGACCGACGCCTTGAGCAGGGTGAGCCGATACTGCAGGTGATCACTGATGGAACCCAGCCTAACACCGCTAATTTCGTCGCCGGTTACACCCGGGGGGTCGTTAGTAACTGGTTGGCAGGCAGAGGCATCCAGGCTGTCGTGAATCTGGAATCCCGCTTCTGGTTCAATCCGGAAGTGGAAACCCGTCGTTTCCTTATTCCCGGCGCCATAGCGATCATCATGACCATGATCGGCACCCTGCTAACCGCCCTGGTGGTAGCCAGGGAATGGGAGCGAGGCACCATGGAAGCCTTGCTGTCTACGCCAGCCCGCATCCCGGAGATCCTGCTGGGAAAACTGGTGCCGTATTTTTGCCTGGGCCTGATTGCGACCCTCGGCAGTACGGTTCTGGCAATTAATGTGTTCGACGTGCCGCTGAGGGGGAGCTGGGGGACGCTGATGCTGCTATCCAGCTGCTTCCTTGTGCCTGCCCTCGGCCAGGGATTAGTGATCTCCGCCCTGGCCAAGAATCAGTTCATTGCTGCTCAGGCTGCGCTTTTTTCCGGATTTCTGCCGGCCTTCCTGCTCTCCGGGTTCCTGTTTGAGATCGATGCCATGCCCGCGCCTATCCGGTTGCTCACCCATATCATTCCGGCGCGATACTTCATTGATTCCCTGCGCACGGTATTTCTGGTTGGGGATATCTGGCCATTGCTGATCCGGGACATGCTGGCAATGCTTGCCGTTGGCGCCGTGATGTTTGTTATCGCCCGGGCCAAAACCCGCAAGAGCCTGGAGTCCTGA